From Xyrauchen texanus isolate HMW12.3.18 chromosome 44, RBS_HiC_50CHRs, whole genome shotgun sequence:
gcaggaAGGGAcgatgtcgagggagaatcgagacgtggaagtacgcgtccttcaggtctaccgctgcaaaccaatctatatgccggacgccagatagaatttgtttctgggtgagcattgtgaacgggagtttggataaggtccgattgaaaactcgcaggtccaagatcggtcgtaagccgccgcctttcttgggtacaacaaagtaagtgctgtagaaacccttcttcgtctcggttggagggacggctctatcgcgtccttgattaaaagggaggcgatttcttcatgcAGGGACTGAGCATGTTtgtcgtgcactgcggaaaaatgaacgcccatgaaggggggcggagacctggcaaactgaattgcgtaaccgagtcgaatggtccggtgcagccagcgtgacgggttgggccgtgaaagccacgcctctaagctccgtgctaggggcaccaaggggacgagtattttgtacgtacccggcggggcttcacagcggtgcggaacaggtaacacggCGTCGGGAAGCAAcgtagcgtcccgaggctctggtgctgagaataaactcaaagcacttacttgctccacgcacccggcagggggcgggttcgtgactgaggaggaagtctgatgctggcgtcctcagGACTcctctgaaccggccagccggggaacagtcgtggggctgagggcgggggcaccgcgtccagggagccgggactgttgaggcctgaaagtagagtgccgtgagaacggcatttgcgggccacatgacccagagacaaaggaaatagctcttttattgagaatttgggtaccgcagcccctgttgaggggtgcggcaaatgaaaaaacacaagattctcttcccggccctccaccgggggacggagcggtcttaccacctccggagctaacttcttgaacTCTGGgtacgttgtctcaggagcgcctgggagccttccgggtcatcgagggggtccgtgagacagggggcgtacactTCCCGCGGTTttctcgacgccggggctgagagctgggcccgggttgaggtggagcagaaggtcttctggccgcgggaggacgccctcggcgagcatacggggcatgggccgtggcggcaggcttgcggcgaggcatgatgtgggaaatggcctccgtctgcttcttcaccatggagaacggtgtcgccgaagaggccaaactgggagacgggcgttgagaaagcgagtgttgtcagcttcacgcatgtcaaccaagttcagccattgctggcgttcctggaccaccagcgttgccatcgcctgcccgagcgcctgtgctgtgaccttcgtcgctctcagggcgaggtcggtcgctgagcgcagttcctgcagcgtgtcgggatcagggccacccccgtgcatgttttgcagtgccttggcttggtggatctgcaggagagccatggaatgcagggcggaagcggcgcgtccggtggcgctgtaggcctttgcggtcagcgaggatgttgctctacaggtccgggaagggagtacagggcggccccgccaggtggtagggcttctggggcatagatggagcgcaacagccctatccacctggggaatcgctgtgACCGGGGGGGTgcaaggctgtgagcggcgcccagcacccaggaaccagtcgtccagccgtgatggctgtggggaggatggagggttccaatccaagcccacgctgttggctgcccgggaaagcatatcggacatctgtgcgtcggcctcttcctgggcatgcaggcccgaaggcggcagcccagaggagtcctcagcatcagataccacgccctctgATTCCGCAgcgaactcgtctgcttccatcgcaagagggtacgCAGACTGGCTGtgaatctttataaagacgcgtccttaaaaggacttcAACGctactgtgttttgctcttttaaaggaaattactcttttaaataaaatcactcttttatgaaagaaaaggactcgtgagactttataatctgcactgtcgaagcgctcaggggcaggaaatgcacagctgtgcaaacagAAGAAAGCCGCAGTTGtgcaccgtagaatccaacagcatgcagtagaggaatgacaggaactcggtgtgtaacacgcagcaattgcagacacgaccatcggctccgaagaaattttctgaatgaactcccgtatttgcgccgcttaaattcctgtatgtccgggggcgagacatgcaaatactggctgccaactctcattggccttttttcatagatcagaggtggatatcggcgctcaagagagatccctagtgttgcttctctgacacaacgtggagagagcgacagaaggggaacatctaatattcgagtttggggggctcttattttggaattcaacatcagaatgtcctgaaacattgtagttcacaccttgagaaggtctcctccccatctgaggtgaaattggtctgtggaaactaggacttttatttttatgattttctgaatgtgtaaacaaaacatctaatatgtaagttttggggggctcttattttggaattcaacatcagaatgtcctgaaacattgtagttcacaccttgagaaggtgtcctccccatctgaggtgaaattggtctgtggaaactaggacttttagttttatgattttctgaatgtgtaaacaaaacatctaatattcgagtttggggggctcttattttggaattcaacatcagaatgtcctgaaacattgtagttcacaccttgagaagttgtcctccccatctgaggtgaaactggtctgtggaaactaggacttttatttttatgattttctgaatgtatggacaaaaaaggtaatatatgagttttgggggggcccttattttggaagacaacatcagaatgtcctgaaacattgtagttcacaccttgagaaggtgtcctccccacctgaggtaaaattggtctgtggaagctaggacttttatttttatgattttctgaatgtgtacacaaaacatctaatatgtaagttttggggggctcttattttggaattcaacatcagaatgtcctgaaacattgtaggtcacaccttgagaaggtgtcctccccatctgaggtgaaattggtctgtggaagctaggacttttatttttatgattttctgaatgtatggacaaaaaaggtaatatatgagttttttgggggggggttcttattttggacttcaatatatcatgcagtgacaggttgtgaggtgtgctaaaatcttcctttctttctgacagacagacagacagaataaatgaatgcatgtgaaattgccttagcaggaattaacttgttttagttctgacggtcataccgcaataaccagtgtatacgcgcaccacgaaatataggtgcggctagtttgaccgctcatttcgaagtggcggctggcttgaccgcagtattTAACTGACATGGCATATCACTGAGTTagtccaagagagttgagaatatcaataaatgctaatcctgatgtgtcattttcattatgtgactgttgaaatcaccaacaattaaagctatatccacagtaactactaggtctgatagaaaattagcaaattcaccaaagaAATCAGAATACGGCCCGGATTACCTATAttctgtagcaagggcaaaaggcgacagatttttttatttatttgtatctgaTGGTTTCACATTAAGCATTTATTAGATCAAAAGACtcaaacttatatcctgtccttctgagtaacaccaaaaacttcactgtaattTGTTGCAACACCTCCTCGACCTATCAGAGGAGGCTCATATTTAACCATAacatgggggagtagattcatttaaactaatagaTTAATTTGGTTTAAGCCATATTTCAGTCAaaagagcacatccaaactatgatctgaaataatttcatttgcaataaaaaaaataaacatgggggaacagacttcgacactaaacTTGAGGGGAAACATGGGGAACAGACTTAGACACTAACCTTGAGGGGAAACATGGGGAACAGACTTAGACACTAACCTTGAGGGGAAACATGGGAAACAGACTTAGACACTAACCTTGAGGGGAAACATGGGGAACAGACTTAGACACTAACCTTGAGGGGAAAcatggggaacagacttcgacactaaccttgaggggaaacatggggaacagacttcgacactaaccttgaggggaaacatggggaacagacttcgacactaaccttgaGGGGAAACATGGGGAACAGACTTAGACACTAACCTTGAGGGGAAAcatggggaacagacttcgacactaaccttgaGGGGAAAtatggggaacagacttcgacactaaccttgaggggaaacatggggaacagacttcgacactaaccttgaggggaaacatggggaacagacttcgacactaaccttgaGGGGAAAtatggggaacagacttcgacactaaccttgaGGGGAAACATGGGGAACAGACTTAGACACTAACCTTGAGGGGAAACATGGGGAACAGACATCGACACTAACCTTGAGGGGAAACATGGGGGCACAGATATCGACATTAACCTTTAGGGGAAACATGGGAGATGTATATTGAAAACGGAttaaatactaaatataatttcatatatattattaatatatttatagaatTATACTGTTTTGTAAAATTTTTAAATAGACATACAGGTATTTTCTTTGCCATCTGAATCAATGTCAGATGGAGCtctagagagatggagatgagagatgtaacaggtgtaACTGCAGTGGAGTAGTTCTGTTAGCTTTACAATTATGTCACAAACACAATGATTTGAAAGGTGTCAAAAGACCGCTCCAACCTTGCACGCTTGCAAATTGCAATGTTGACAGTTTCGTAGATTATAAACTAGAGCGATAGTGATATCACATCGCTCGCTTACAGAGACGCAGAATAACAGCATTTGCATGTCGGATTAACAAGTTTATTCGTGTTTAACATCGCAAGTTCAGTTAAAATGCGCTTGCTTGCGCTTCCCTGCCCTGGCTCACACTAAAATGAAGCATCAGCTGCTAAATACTGGCTGcatgagagattttttttttttacaccgaGAATCCCTACTCTTGCAGATTTTGCCATTTTAACTTAAACGTCTCCTATATTCAcacccccaaatttaagacctcagcAAATGATATGTAAGACTTTTTGTAATTcaacatataaaaaattaaaaagtaaatttaagACTTAAGGACCTGTAGGTACCCTGTGCATAAATGCCATCGACCTTAAACATTGCAGTTGTCATGACGCAAGTATGCATCTTCAGTAGGCTGCATGAGTATCAATTAGTCTCACTGTAACCCCTTTTGCACGACTTCTGCAGTGTAAAGATTGGTCCTGTTTATTACACCGATCACTCACAATTTAGTGAGAAAATGCTGAAAGAAATTTTAATGCAGCTCAAAGGGTTATTTCCAAACTATGGTCAATGAATTTTGGAAAAATGGCATGCCCAAGGCTGAAATTAAATATACAAGTTGGAATGAGCCTGTACATTTAAGCAGTTTGAGGTTTTAATTGGAGAAAATGAGAAACTGCAAGAAATCTCCAAACGGTTCTACTTTGTTAGCATTATAAAAACCCCTGTGCAAAGCGATGTGGTTCTGACTTTAATTGCCAAATCTGAGCCGTTTCACAAGGTGTAACACTTCAACAGTATAATGTTATAATGCACATCCTTTACTTTCAACTGTTagtatttacttatttgcttAGCATATTTTCTAGACTTCTGTACCTTtcatatcatatctcttctgtaCCTTTCATGTCTGTGGAAAAGCACGAAGGTGAAAGCACATTATGAAATGTTGCTCTGAATAAACGTATTAATAGGAATGTGGCTTCAATGACAAACAGGACAAATAACATGGGAAATGTGAAAAGATTCATTTATTAGGACAGTGAAAGCAGTTTGGTCGGAGTCAAAATAGCCTATTAACAGAACAACTGTTGGTACTTTGTGAGAAAGAGTTTTCTTAGAAACCTCTATACATGCCCAATAATTctatcatttacatttttcataattgtCAGTAAAATCTGGACAAACATGAATCATTTTAAGAATTTACATAACATTCATGCTTCATCTTTGTTCAAAGTCAAcaattcccattcattttcaggcATGGAAACTATGTCTCAATAATGCAACATGGTCCTCTCAGAGTCTCAATTTAATCATTAtactcatcctcatcctcatcctcactGTCAATATctttttccttctctttctcctttggAGGAGCGACAGGAGGAAGATCCAGTCGGGCCCATGTCATTGGTTCTGCCTTCTTCAACACAACCTCAATTTTGTTGGCCACCATGTTCACCAAACTTTTACTGACATCAATTacctttattaaagaaaaaaaaaagggtagCATTGGTAAATGGAAAACGGTGAAGGTGTTTTAGTTAGATGCTAAGCAGAGTTTTTCAATACTCACCCCCCACAAACTGATCAGCTGTTCAAATTCTTTCTCCCCTTCAAATATAATGTGAATTTTCAGctgtgcaagaaaaaaaaaagcttcttttAGTTTTGTTAGCATAGATTGTTAACTTTATAGGTGGCatggcatttttttaaatgatcaaattatgaatatttccatttaaaaatcaGAATCATgctgtaatattttaatttaaaagaaatacaTGAACATAACTAATGATACATAATAGCAGCACAAAATAAAACAGAAGTAATCCTGGTGTCATACCATAGTGCTGTTCCCCTCCACTGAGCTCAGCTCCGGTACAGAATGTTTGGCATAAATGGAAATTGTGACCTGACTTCCTGTTTGGTGCCAGTCAAACCTGCATGGTACAACCTTCTTTCCCTGTTCATAAAAATAGAAAATCATTACtcgattaaaaacattattagcaTGTAATGGACTAATGAACAGACcttgaacattttatttgttcattctgAAAGTTGATAGGAGCATTCTAGAACCCATCTGCTCTACTGAAGTGAGTAATTTCTACCTCACTTCACCAAAAAGAGTaacaaaaataaccaaaacaatTTCCAAAAAGTTTTCCCGAATGATGTCATAATATAGTATACAGTAGCATTGATGTCAGCGGTGGCTAAAAAATTTGGAAGCACAAAATGCCTGAAATAAATTGCAGATATTTCAGTAATATAGCGGTATACCCTTAAAAATCTCAAGGTAGACACTGACCGTATCTTTCTTCTTCCACTGATGCTTTCCTCGGATACAGCCCTCCTGAGATAGAAACGTGTTGAAGTCTGAGGTTTTCCTCTTACAGCAGCTCCAATATTTCATCCTTTTAGAGAAAAGATAGTTCTTAATGTTacctaaaaatttaaaattctctaatcatttattcaccctcatgctatcccagatataATTGACTTACTTTCTCATGCACAACACAAAAAgcttttagaatatctcagctctgtaggtccatacaatgcaggtgaatggtgaccagaactttgacggTATAtaaagcagcattaaagtaatccatttgactccagaggtttaatacatgtatttgaagtgatccaatcactttgggtgaaaaacaaatcaatatttaaatccactttaactttcagaatgtgaaagtggagatttatagtaaaaaaagaacttaaatattgatctgtttctcagtcacacctatcatattgcttctgaagagaagatatttaaccactggagtcaaatggattactttcatgttgcctttatgtACGAGATATATACAGAGTCCACAAATGTGATGTATCAGAGATTTCTCCATCTACACTTTTCAGGTAATATTAAGCCTTGACTGGTAGCTAATTTACCCTTCATGGAAAATAGGTACACCAGCATGATACAAACACGTCTCATCATCACTGGCTGGTCCATTGAAAGTCTGAAAAACAATgatgagaataatttttttttatgatggacTTATTGTTCTGTGGTATATAAGCAGAGATGTGGGCAGAACCATGAAGAACGATACCTTACTGCAGCCTCCATTCTTACAGGATGTCCCTATCTTAATTTCATCACTGTCCTCTTCTATAATACAGGAAAGAGGATAAAAAGCATCAGAATTAATGGATAGGATTGTATTCATTCCCAGGAGGAAATTTAGACATTGCTGCAGCAGACATAAATTAGACATtagtaaataacaataaatacacaattcattaaaaaaaaattatgagagaaaaCAATAAGAGTGAACTATattgtgcaaataaatatttgtttttaattttattatgtttaataaattacTCATATGTACACTTatttttcctttaaaatgtacatatgAGTAAAGTAAGGAGTAGTGTGTGCTTCATAAGACATGACCACATACAGGAAGCATTTGTTTCAGGCATATAACAAAAAAAGACATATAACATGGGTAATGGGGGGAATTCTTACCTTTTTTCTCCTGTGCACTATCCTCAGTTAATTTTAGCTTCTCTAAAGCTTGTTTCAGCGAAGGAGAGATCTTCTGTTGCAGTGTTGAGAATGGCTCATCTGGACTACATAGACGATAAAAATGGCCATGGTCAGTAATTTCTCTTTAGGAGATTGTGACATCAATGAAGGATTTGGCTGGTGGAATATTAATGAGAACACATTGTTCTCGATTTTAGATTTAATGCTGCATTACTTTACCTTCTAAAAATCGGAACTAATGAGTCGGAAAATAAAAAAGGGGGAAGGCTCTGTGCTCTTTAAATGTGCTTTTACCTTGGTCGCTGGATGGATTCCAGAGGTTTTGGTGCTCGGGTGATGCATTCATCAAACTTTGGTTTCAGATCATTCACGCTCTTATCCACAGAGGACTTCACCTCTGGTTTAACAGGCTCAACGGGCTTCTCTTGATTATGAGGGCCTTTCGTGCAACCCTAAAAGACAGTTTCATCCATAAAGATGGCAATTTATGACCCCTGAACTCCAGGCAGTTAAAATCAGATTAGGAAACATATGAAGGTACCTATgaaacagggttcccacaccttttgaccaatgcaTTTCTGTGAACACAAagatttcagctctataggtccatacaatgcaagtgaatggtgaccagacatttgaagctccaaaaatcacatagagaagaattaaaagtaatccataagacttcagtggttaaatatatatcttcagaagcaatatgataggtgtgggtgaacaacagataaatattaaatccttttttactctaaatctccaaatgttcatctgaaagtcacatgtggtgcctgtttagtttctctttcacatctgaaagtgaaagtggagatttagggttaaaaaattatataaatattgatctgtttctcaccaacacctatcactTTGCTTcttaaaatatggatttaaccactagagtcgtatggattacttttatgctgcctttatgtaataggagcttcaaatgtctggtcaccattcacttgcattgtatggacccacagagcagaaaaaacttctaaaaatctttgtttgtgttcagcagaagaaagcaagtcatacacatctgggatggcatgagagtcagtaaatgatgacaattttagggtgaactatccctgtaagcaTTTAAAAAGAATCATTTTAAATAGATGGCACTCCTGAAGGGCAATTTGCATTCAAATACATTAAAGTTGAGCATAACTAAACAAACGCATTTTTGCTGTAGAATTGACTTTCCATTTCCAACAACATTTCCATGATGTTTCCGAGTCTGAAAATCACCCTTTTAAAATTCACTGATATTtctaggttttccatgactgtgggaagcCTGATACAAACATGTATTCTGTCTCATTTCCGATGCGATGTAGCACTTACAGCAATACTGAGGAAATCTGAAAAGTCAGTTGTTCGTCTCTTGCAGCAAGACCAACCCTGGGAAGCAATGCAGGACACTAAAGGTTAACCACTAAGTAATGGCAACAAGTAACAATTGCAGGGTTATATTTCCCATTAAAAATTCAACTGATCTTCTCACATCTCCATACCTTCAATGCATCATGAAACACTGGCACTCCAGGATGGTATGTGCATGCATCTGTGTTGAAGAAGAGACTGATAAagtcaaatgtaatattacatctCTATGGTCACGTGTTTGTGTAGATCAAGTCTAATGCGCACTATGATTTAAAAAGGCATTCATAATATTGGAATAAAGTCAGCTATGCCACCAACTTTGagaagtttatacagaaattGCGTGTTGATAAACCAATTAAAACCAAAATAATGTTAATTTACCtgaaaacataaaaagctaaatataaACCTGTGCTATTCAAGAAGCATCATTCAAATATATTagataacatttaaatacaattaatacaaGGCTATTATGAAAGGGTGTCAAATGTAATACATATAACATGTTTATtaccaaatgtaaacaaaatatacGGTATTAAATACAATTGTCTTTCTTGTCTCATTCACCTTGCTATCTTCCATAGCAACCCGGTTCACGTTTGTTACTAAAGCCTTACCATCTAAATTCTTCTCCGGATCAAAACGTTGTCCACATCCCTTGTTGTAGCAAAGCACAGACATGATGTTCGACAAAAGTGCAAACGGATATTTTTAAAACGTGGCCAAGTAGTGCGGGAATGATCCAAAGTCTTGACTAGCTCACTCGCTGCTGCCTGTTTCCCGTCGTGAGGCCCCTTCCGGCATGTTTCGTGAATTTCCGTAAGTTGCCGTTCGCAGTTTCGGCTCTGCTCGTGTCATTTCGACGGATCTCGAAAATTCCTCGGAAATAGTTGGAACGATAGGAACACAGAGCCCAATAACTTACATATGGAAATTAATGAGAATGAAGATGAAGCTTGCTCAATACATCAGCAAACCATCacgtgaagaaagaaagtctccgTTTTATTCCAGAAAATTTTATAAAACAGTTTCTTAAcatgaatgtattattttgatattaaaattacaataatcaCGTGTTTAAACGacattaaaaataacatcagTATTATTTGCGCTCTTTTAGCCTAACTATTTCACATGTAGTTTACTTTTATCTAAGGTTTATGTAAGATCATGTTTATGTATTAGACCATATTGTTATTTTGGGGCATAAGCAAGCAACCAAACCCCAGTTTGCGTTTGCGCATTCACGGGATAATGCTCCCTCGTGAGCGCGCTGTAGGCGGTGCGCGCGGCACTGATTACAGTCACTGAGTGGCAGCGTAGTTCTGTATGGCTAACAAGTGAAGCGTGTAGTTTCAGAGAGAGGGTTCTTGGATATCTGCAGCGCAGAAATTTTCTTCT
This genomic window contains:
- the LOC127636731 gene encoding cysteine and histidine-rich domain-containing protein 1 is translated as MSVLCYNKGCGQRFDPEKNLDDACTYHPGVPVFHDALKGWSCCKRRTTDFSDFLSIAGCTKGPHNQEKPVEPVKPEVKSSVDKSVNDLKPKFDECITRAPKPLESIQRPSPDEPFSTLQQKISPSLKQALEKLKLTEDSAQEKKEEDSDEIKIGTSCKNGGCSKTFNGPASDDETCLYHAGVPIFHEGMKYWSCCKRKTSDFNTFLSQEGCIRGKHQWKKKDTGKKVVPCRFDWHQTGSQVTISIYAKHSVPELSSVEGNSTMLKIHIIFEGEKEFEQLISLWGVIDVSKSLVNMVANKIEVVLKKAEPMTWARLDLPPVAPPKEKEKEKDIDSEDEDEDEYND